Proteins from one Sulfurovum sp. TSL1 genomic window:
- the glgP gene encoding alpha-glucan family phosphorylase — protein MLGKNRMKDLVHYEINSQYATKVAYFSMEFAIDQSLKIYSGGLGFLAGSHMRSAYDLEQHMVGVGILWSYGYYDQDRHKDRTLDIKYTRKFYSFLEDPEVRVTVNVHGQPVQVKVLVMPSSVFGSAPLILLTTDIPENDFLSRTITHRLYDPNEETRVAQEIVLGIGGVKALESLNQEVDVYHMNEGHALPLVFELLNTYKTFDAVREHVVFTTHTPEKAGNEEHNVYFLAQMGFFNGHSLKKIQAELHYYDENFSLTIGALKTSKRANAVSKIHEKVANEMWKNVDGRCKIIGITNAQNRRFWVDKPLLRALEEHEDYGIIARKKHLKKILFEEVSNQTGKVFSADIITIVWARRFVDYKRPELLIYDFERFHNLMHNTTYPVQVIWAGKPYPNDAGAINMFNELIELSHGYKNMAVLTGYELNLSKMLKQGSDIWLNTPRRTREASGTSGMSASMNASIHFSINDGWHPEFAKDGVNAFSIETADASLPTHEQDYHDHKAMMDKLENVILPLHYNNMKAWVKIMKYAMNDVVREFNSTRMAHQYYKRMYDDEEECTIS, from the coding sequence ATGTTAGGAAAAAATAGAATGAAAGATTTGGTGCATTATGAAATTAACAGCCAATATGCAACAAAAGTAGCTTATTTCTCAATGGAATTTGCGATAGATCAATCGCTGAAAATTTATTCTGGCGGATTGGGATTTTTGGCAGGATCTCATATGCGTAGTGCATATGACCTTGAACAGCATATGGTTGGTGTGGGTATACTTTGGAGTTATGGTTATTATGACCAGGATCGGCATAAAGATCGCACTTTAGATATAAAATATACCCGTAAATTCTATTCTTTTCTTGAAGATCCTGAAGTGAGAGTAACCGTAAACGTCCATGGTCAACCTGTCCAAGTGAAGGTACTAGTCATGCCTAGCAGTGTGTTCGGTTCTGCACCGCTTATTTTACTCACAACAGATATTCCTGAAAATGATTTTCTTTCCCGTACTATCACACATAGACTTTATGATCCAAATGAAGAAACACGTGTAGCACAAGAAATTGTTTTGGGGATCGGTGGTGTGAAAGCACTCGAATCACTCAATCAGGAAGTCGATGTTTATCATATGAATGAGGGACATGCATTACCATTGGTATTTGAGTTGTTAAATACATATAAAACGTTTGATGCAGTGCGTGAACATGTGGTATTTACGACACATACTCCCGAAAAGGCAGGAAATGAAGAACACAATGTCTATTTTTTAGCCCAAATGGGATTTTTTAACGGACATTCTCTAAAAAAGATCCAAGCTGAACTTCATTATTATGATGAAAATTTCAGTTTAACAATCGGTGCATTGAAAACATCTAAACGTGCCAATGCTGTATCTAAAATACATGAAAAAGTCGCAAACGAAATGTGGAAAAATGTTGATGGACGATGTAAGATAATTGGGATTACCAATGCACAAAATCGTAGATTCTGGGTGGATAAACCATTACTAAGAGCACTGGAAGAGCATGAAGACTACGGAATTATTGCACGTAAAAAACACCTTAAAAAAATTCTTTTTGAGGAGGTATCCAATCAAACAGGAAAAGTGTTTTCTGCTGATATCATAACCATAGTCTGGGCACGTCGTTTTGTTGACTACAAACGTCCAGAATTACTCATTTATGATTTTGAACGCTTTCATAATCTAATGCATAACACAACATATCCTGTACAGGTTATATGGGCAGGAAAACCTTATCCTAATGATGCGGGTGCCATCAATATGTTTAATGAACTTATTGAGTTGAGCCATGGCTATAAAAATATGGCTGTGCTGACCGGTTATGAGTTAAACCTTTCTAAAATGCTTAAACAAGGAAGTGATATATGGCTTAATACACCACGTCGAACACGTGAAGCCAGTGGTACAAGTGGTATGTCCGCAAGTATGAATGCTTCGATCCATTTTTCTATCAATGACGGATGGCATCCAGAATTTGCCAAAGACGGAGTAAATGCATTTTCTATAGAAACAGCAGATGCTTCTTTACCTACCCATGAGCAAGATTATCATGATCATAAAGCGATGATGGATAAACTTGAAAACGTTATTTTACCCTTGCATTATAATAACATGAAGGCATGGGTAAAAATTATGAAATATGCTATGAATGATGTAGTGCGAGAATTTAATTCAACCCGTATGGCACACCAATACTATAAGAGGATGTATGATGATGAGGAAGAGTGTACTATCTCCTGA